A window from Toxoplasma gondii ME49 chromosome IX, whole genome shotgun sequence encodes these proteins:
- a CDS encoding hypothetical protein (encoded by transcript TGME49_267650), protein MLSVRFELATALRGSDAASPEAGDCIASLSPPSLQTTRNGPEGRDKRSRKSDACGAPETGAADSQREDSTGKRPRLREESTLQRPSESGPGEARKSLLRQHLACNSSSVEAPAGTPAACEEEGAKAARGKGGCGFSGRQAGPEKANEDTIHLPLRRAGASNALRHLLASSWASLTRRAPRWCASRRRENSERSWRPLSPLDASQIRSASSAPSFACRSMTRAHASPPRPRDLHLQGLTADGRCAYIVTNSSVSHCEVSTQGDQAERQAQRSSVRNGVRIRLLDLHRAPRSERGSSVREINASLFLDSDGSEKGLEGPPGEGRRGQDLPACAPRDAQPVVLSAVPVEGLPAGAPQLLALLSVRGDRPAATLHLVVLPTCVVVLSFPLPVSSSSSACAPCSRGRRCWEETYVDYLAKLNGGDIKEQHQLVGAAAVFDEETQETLLTIATRQAGVFVFSNCAPSSASASLSLRFSPVLCLLPPPDACSAFAFEKKESTEWLSRAANRLARPDPPFLLLESLHRGGATSQESGRFLWTETGAAPVALTTEHGSLVDACSSSRLSPARGSPANFASETSRWTPVSCLLRYLPVPSRCVHVTSVAACAGNTAELASLSFEKTLETTREASAKKASTRLLGSFFLSTSFACRKAFCTTSQPLVVYIQPKAWGAASAPPPGLADSDPWRRTAVEKPRQFVVVSLAAPASRTVDSSSCADLFPEPCESSLSPGPPPTIPACATDLHRALGTLAGAAGRGLAVRHLLAAIPYAPFAGSFPRWTPSSPLQGLCSPDPSPVPCSSLSPLAHAPSSGDARALAALAERQATEALSPRCRLEHGLWLVGRCADGRLAVMHAFVTRSVSRGADRNEGETSQSEVPADAERLRGTCPHRRTIAAAGVYALPEVQLASDEWRSFACDACNEELVFTTGLQAPAWQRVGEPGAALVAAHVCPETHALALVWLARPECTRTLVYVQQRIFGEALEGTRRVARKSLQPAFQMTLFPVPIASCQPEGRGPAGAVAELREQESGDSETRVEADADRRFKWSQRAQGTDGPPDIVAGVALEALLPRESPLSFAEAPREEGPRAKKTHAGRKGGQGEEREDESRADERDKEGEDEVYRCRDLFLARREAGESKEIEAILWSLLQPLTPGELRMKSQVGAQALRAIAQSAASVFSAPASLRVLSCTYTPPSETNVPFSAAQAGEQSDSQKDAFQFLFNEKGQRSRPAGAKGVSRVSQTDDSLPSSPPSRAFAVPDNPGWIKSFSLTFALLGVCRDHHRSPALAPSDLTGHLSPPSSPSSPVSSSVSSSFHCSSGVHTPRSSTDRESGDSDRVATSEEVPDEPVPAGRDALSIRLDKHASPRKSEDVCMRGVVIDATDADPASGGSGRPFCACPSLVSVSSDSWQGDSESEEERERQDCSRGGDSLTCTYTDDGELDRHRRVSLEEQAFQKAGKGLLVGIVLHAEAEVVAIQKCLERRALDIFTTPAVYCRPLQCLGLLPAHIQPSDPLVAFDLLATKGAITLLPRERDINSDILFGSEHGSQGLELGFQESQTKRFKAASVGHLESRATARRRLSRALLESFPATSPASPSDGVQVYVHLKGQRLLHALLQVYVHRGEAAALQRVLLAPAAAGKRRLGKTMPLHVFPDRPHAEAWAFSDAFVLLVTNWALSKLDAILELAPGSRDTSSSFSSFSSSSSSFSSSCAFPVVSDLLDMALRAVDLAESLRRNKCQGSFEASAERLAAHLASQARAAVLAASPEKPSAPACASWRVNRDIAAWSWWRLVNPKQLRLLRGLEAVLSACLIRLTNMVSDSSPLLSSTLACPSWPRTTFDDGCPVTSPSSSSFATPLPSPVRSPSCSSSSPLLSSSSAAVESSSSPGAPTAAPEREASRDLPSSSRFESARGERLPGVAQRLSGEAAADGVVGLPPLAAFLRSTLSSLALLHAVFWWSRQSRCSARMPGTETLRDNFGDTSRDTSPVSLRASRSSHAAPSVRVPAEKRLHLKQAACTRRGRKTDRRGDDARDRRGGRSDGGNSNAWEHQTNEAGACVDLKEPAEAEKTRRQEKEGASISSSTKDARLVRHLVGLSHCFAFLSGEQKPKGKMREALLSVPAFLQPLGLLAWPCDMRDASERDRKQSQESVRGRDHGERRRGGSSPRERNLTPAKRERREIPTRNRGDKTCGSLFAALARSKAAEIEANPLFAVLSGLQDEAGKPELSETHVSGDAGKTPLASAAFEPRTADAFTGLQLVDLLTEVAFPRKAREASACREERAETIGLLSDAQKLFFPAALELLRALPRGGVLGGRLQGEKKREGSEESKQREEDPEGTEGEKTEKTEAAGFFEILALLCNSLLYFQQAINLYSWVCSRVARRSGASDFSSFPSSSPPFVHTILAYLLLLSNEVSRVALATSYIPLRSLLSSSPSSLSSSPSSLSSSPSSLSSSSPCPSSSLSCSSRSSSPPSSKPGASSSLLSASLSSVSSSSVGSGERRLRRNRDLRGLAAKATLLGEKARLSVWRTAERAVKALLSGLQLQQAVRCSVAVDALSALSLLPDIPGEQLRGRRGTRLKAQTEEDGEKEERQEKREDENSLLHLRSAVALDLLLSRLEIEMQTDFCKREDMFSLSTVDESESSLWRMKSFGSLPNPLSALSQFGLLFLSMSLHHAPAGDSSSPSSPPPPHVSSCQSFLLSGEQGDPASRSAASSLAASSLAAVYRARALSHLRGLLSSFLSAVELNAPLLPPPHPLSLSVSSLFSPLALSFRRASDATFARSLFSTSSERLLSAQQATWERAGKMAAAVSLLLALRLSFFSTARAILSSWDVPACGAASLPTHATKKQNTDTSGPADEFPREGDPAAKRHGRERSSDFLHALVRGSLYTGTFAALRRVVCDDRGGAFRQSALFSSLLDLLRRAVRHSQTFAAADNVQAASPPALALTPSSPSGEPKREEKNRLLLTATRAAVEILLSCAAYGRSANAQEVKALCVSSGQEVFERVAADASDETFFLKAAETLVEKLHARSFPENEVHALRRLLSAE, encoded by the exons CCGCGATGGTGTGCCTCTCGGCGACGCGAGAACTCTGAAAGAAGTTggcggcctctctctcccctggACGCCTCTCAGATTCGCTCCGCGTCCTCGGCGCCGTCCTTCGCTTGCAGATCCATGACTCGCGCGCATGCCTCTCCACCCCGGCCAAGGGACCTCCACTTGCAGGGCTTGACTGCCGACGGGAGATGCGCGTACATTGTGACGAACAGTTCCGTCTCGCACTGCGAAGTTTCAACACAGGGAGACCAAGCAGAGCGACAAGCGCAGCGATCGAGTGTACGCAACGGTGTTCGCATCCGTTTGCTCGACCTTCACAGAGCTCCGCGCAGCGAACGAGGAAGCTCCGTTCGGGAGATCAAcgcgtctctgttcctcgaCTCTgacggaagcgagaaaggccTGGAAGGACCTCCAGGCGAAGGCCGGCGAGGGCAG gATCTTCCGGCCTGCGCGCCGCGAGACGCACAGCCTGTGGTGCTCAGTGCTGTCCCTGTTGAGGGGCTGCCTGCGGGAGCGCCTCAGCTTCTTGCCCTTCTGTCGGTTCGCGGCGACAGGCCTGCCGCGACTCTTCACTTGGTGGTCCTGCCCACCTgcgtcgtcgtcctctctttccctctcccggtctcgtcttcgtcgtctgcatgcgctccttGTTCCAGAGGCCGACGGTGTTGGGAGGAGACGTACGTGGACTACCTAGCTAAACTCAACGGCGGCGACATAAAAGAGCAGCACCAACTCGTAGGCGCGGCGGCTGTCTTCGACGAAGAAACCCAGGAG ACTCTGTTGACGATCGCGACGCGGCAGGccggcgtcttcgtcttctcaaattgcgcgccttcttcagcgagcgcctctctgtctttgcgtttctcgccCGTGCTGTGCTTGCTGCCTCCGCCGGACGCCTGCTCAGCTTTCGCTttcgaaaagaaggaaagcacaGAGTGGCTTTCGAGAGCCGCGAACCGTCTCGCGCGACCGGACccgccgtttcttcttctagAGAGCCTTCATCGAG GTGGCGCGACTTCCCAAGAGTCCGGACGCTTTCTTTGGACAGAAACAGGTGCAGCTCCTGTGGCTCTGACCACCGAACATGGAAGTCTTGTTGATGCatgctcgtcttctcgcctgtccCCTGCACGCGGTTCTCCTGCGAACTTCGCTTCGGAGACTTCTCGCTggacgcctgtctcctgcttGCTTCGCTATTTGCCGGTGCCGAGCCGCTGCGTGCATGTGACGtctgtcgctgcatgcgccggaaACACAGCCGAACTCGCGTCGCTTTCCTTCGAAAAGACACTCGAGACGACGCGCGAGGCTTCCGCGAAAAAGGCGAGCACGCGCCTTCTTGggtcgttttttctctcgacttcgttcGCGTGTCGAAAGGCATTTTGCACCACCTCGCAACCTCTTgtggtgtacatacagccgAAGGCCTGGGGCGCAGCTTCTGCGCCGCCTCCGGGGCTGGCAGATTCAGACCCGTGGCGGCGAACTGCAGTCGAAAAACCGAGACAGTTCgtcgtcgtttctcttgcGGCTCCAGCCTCCAGGACGGTCGACTCCTCGAGTTGTGCAGATCTTTTTCCTGAGCCTTGCGAGTCGAGTCTCTCCCCCGGACCCCCGCCTACCATCCCGGCATGCGCCACGGACCTTCACAGGGCCCTCGGCACACTCGCGGGCGCGGCGGGACGCGGCCTGGCTGTGCGGCACCTCCTCGCCGCGATTCCTTACGCTCCCTTTGCCGGTTCTTTTCCGCGGTGGACTCCGAGTTCGCCTCTTCAAGGTCTCTGTTCGCCGGACCCAAGTCCCGTTCcgtgctcttctctctctcctctggcGCATGCGCCTTCTTCAGGGGACGCCCGCGCGCTGGCAGCACTCGCGGAGCGCCAGGCGACCGaggcgctgtctccgaggTGTCGTCTCGAGCACGGCCTGTGGTTAGTTGGCCGCTGCGCGGACGGCCGGCTAGCTGtaatgcatgcgtttgtcACGCGCAGCGTATCTCGCGGTGCGGATCggaacgaaggcgaaacTTCCCAGTCAGAGGTGCCTGCGGATGCTGAACGGCTGCGCGGGACCTGCCCGCACCGTCGCACCATTGCCGCGGCTGGGGTGTACGCACTCCCTGAGGTGCAGCTAGCCAGCGACGAGTGGAGGTCGTTCGCCTGCGACGCCTGCAACGAAGAGCTCGTTTTCACCACCGGGCTGCAGGCCCCGGCGTGGCAGCGCGTCGGCGAGCCAGGAGCCGCGCTAGTCGCCGCTCACGTCTGCcctgaaacgcatgcactcgcgcTCGTCTGGCTGGCGCGGCCCGAGTGTACACGCACCCTGGTGTATGTGCAGCAGAGGATTTTTGGTGAGGCGCTCGAAGGCACGCGCAGAGTGGCGCGGAAAAGTCTGCAGCCTGCTTTCCAGATGACGCTGTTCCCAGTCCCGATCGCGTCCTGTCAACCGGAGGGTCGCGGCCCGGCAGGAGCTGTCGCGGAGCTTCGAGAGCAGGAGAGCGGAGACTCGGAGACAAGAGTCGAAGCCGACGCAGATCGACGATTCAAGTGGAGTCAAAGAGCGCAAGGAACCGACGGCCCCCCAGACATTGTCGCGGGCGTCGCTCTGGAGGCTCTGCTGCCTCGCGAGTCGCCACTCAGCTTCGCGGAGGCCccaagagaggaaggcccgcgtgcgaagaaaacgcatgcaggaaggaaaggaggacAAGGGGAAGAGCGCGAGGACGAAAGTAGGGCCGATGAACGAGACAAGGAAGGGGAAGATGAGGTGTATCGCTGCAGGGACTTATTTCTCGCGAGACGCGAGGCAGGCGAATCAAAGGAGATAGAAGCAATTCTCTGGAGTCTCCTTCAGCCTCTGACTCCAGGGGAACTTCGCATGAAGAGCCAAGTGGGAGCACAGGCGCTTCGCGCTATCGCACAGAGTGccgcgtctgtcttctcggcGCCTGCGTCGCTCCGGGTTCtcagctgtacgtacaccccaccGAGTGAGACGAATGTGCCGTTTTCGGCGGCGCAGGCCGGGGAGCAAAGCGACAGCCAGAAAGACGCATTTCAGTTTCTTTTCAACGAAAAAGGCCAGCGGTCGCGCCCAGCAGGAGCGAAGGGAGTTTCTCGAGTGTCGCAAACAGACGATTCgctgccctcttctcctccgtctcggGCTTTCGCTGTCCCCGACAATCCAGGATGGATCAAGTCCTTCTCGTTAACGTTCGCACTCCTCGGCGTCTGTAGAGACCATCACCGATCACCCGCACTCGCGCCGTCTGATTTGACTGGGCATCTTTCTCCGCcatcctcgccttcctctccagtctcgtcttcggtctcttcctccttccacTGCTCGAGTGgcgtacatacaccgcgGTCGTCTACCGACCGCGAGAGCGGCGACTCAGACAGAGTAGCCACCTCGGAAGAAGTCCCCGACGAGCCGGTCCCGGCCGGGCGAGACGCGCTGTCGATACGTCTGGATAAGCATGCGAGTCcgcgaaagagcgaagacgtctgcatgcgcggcgtCGTGATCGACGCGACGGACGCAGACCCCGCGTCCGGAGGAAGTGGAAGGCCGTTCTGCGCATGTCCCAGCCTCGTCAGCGTCTCTTCAGATTCGTGGCAAGGAGACtccgagagcgaagaagagcgcgaacGACAGGACTGTTCCAGAGGCGGCGACTCACTgacatgtacatacaccgaCGATGGCGAGTTGGACAGACACCGGAGAGTTTCTCTGGAGGAGCAGGCCTTCCAAAAAGCAGGGAAAGGCCTCCTTGTTGGCATCGTTCTTCATGCGGAGGCGGAGGTAGTGGCGATCCAGAAATGCCTTGAGCGACGCGCGCTCGACATCTTCACGACGCCCGCCGTCTACTGCCGTCCCCTACAGTGTCTCGGCCTCCTTCCGGCACACATACAGCCGAGCGACCCCCTGGTGGCGTTCGATCTGCTGGCCACCAAGGGTGCGATCacgctgcttcctcgcgaACGCGACATTAATTCAGACATCTTGTTCGGCAGCGAACACGGCTCGCAGGGACTTGAGCTTGGCTTCCAAGAGTCGCAGACAAAGCGATTCAAAGCGGCTTCTGTCGGCCATCTGGAATCGCGCGCGACCGCAAGGCGGCGACTGTCGCGTGCTCTCCTCGAGAGTTTCCCGGCCACCTCGCCGGCAAGCCCGAGCGACGGCgtccaggtgtacgtacacctcaaAGGCCAGAGACTCCTCCACGCTCTGcttcaggtgtacgtacatcGGGGAGAGGCGGCTGCTCTCCAGCGCGTCCTCCTGGCGCCTGCGGCAGCCGGCAAGAGGCGCCTCGGGAAAACG ATGCCACTCCACGTTTTCCCTGACCGTCCTCACGCAGAGGCGTGGGCGTTCAGTGACGCCTTTGTTCTCCTCGTCACCAACTGGGCTCTGTCGAAGCTCGACGCGATTCTCGAGCTCGCCCCCGGCTCTCGTGAtacttcctcttccttctcttctttctcttcttcttcttcttctttttcttcttcgtgcgCCTTCCCCGTTGTCAGCGACTTGCTCGACATGGCGTTGAGAGCCGTGGACCTCGCAGAGTCTCTGCGGAGGAACAAGTGCCAAGGAAGTTTCGAGGCCTCAGCGGAGCGCCTCGCCGCCCATCTGGCCTCGCAGGCGCGCGCCGCAGTTCTTGCCGCCTCTCCAGAAAAGCCTTCAGCACCCGCATGCGCCAGCTGGCGAGTCAACAGGGACATCGCCGCGTGGTCTTGGTGGCGACTCGTGAATCCCAA gCAGCTGCGTTTGCTCCGAGGCTTGGAAGCGGTTTTGAGTGCGTGTCTCATTCGTCTGACGAACATGGTCTCGGATTCGTCTCCCCTTCTATCCTCGACGCTGGCATGTCCCTCATGGCCTCGCACGACTTTCGATGACGGATGTCCTGTcacttcgccttcctcttcttcctttgctaCCCCTCTCCCTTCACCGGTACggtctccttcctgttcgtcttcctcgcctcttctctcttcttcttcggctgctGTCGAAAGTTCCTCTTCACCTGGCGCTCCGACAGCCGCgcccgagagagaagcttcCCGTGacttgccttcttcgtctcgcttcgAATCCGCGCGCGGCGAGCGACTTCCTGGGGTCGCACAACGTCTGtcaggagaagcagctgcagacgGCGTGGTTGGCTTGCCTCCGTtggctgcgtttcttcgcagcaccctctccagtctcgccctgctgcatgcagtctttTGGTGGAGTCGCCAGAGTCGCTGCTCCGCACGCATGCCTGGGACGGAGACACTGCGAGACAATTTCGGAGACACTTCGCGAGATACTTCACCTGTCTCGCTCAgggcttctcgctcttctcacGCCGCGCCGTCAGTTCGCGTCCCCGCAGAAAAGCGTCTCCACTTAAAGcaagctgcatgcactcgcagAGGTCGGAAAACAGaccggagaggagacgacgcaagagacagaagaggaggccgAAGCGACGGAGGGAACTCGAATGCATGGGAGCACCAAACGAACGAGGCTGGCGCGTGCGTCGATCTCAAGGAGCCTGCTGAAGCTGAGAAGACACGAaggcaggagaaagaaggcgcaagtatttcttcttcgacgaaGGATGCGCGCCTCGTGCGCCACCTGGTTGGACTCTCGCACTGTTTCGCGTTCCTCAGTGGAGAGCAAAAGCCGAAAGGAAAGATGAGAGAGGCTCTGCTCTCCGTCCCTGCTTTTCTGCAGCCTCTCGGTTTGCTCGCATGGCCGTGTGACAtgcgagacgcgagcgaaagagacaggaagcagagCCAAGAAAGCGTCCGAGGGAGAGACCACGGCGAACGGCGCCGTGGAGGAAGCAGTCCTCGCGAAAGAAACCTCACGCCGGCGAAGCGAGAGCGGCGCGAAATCCCGACAAGAAATAGAGGAGACAAGACATGCGGATCTCTTTTCGCGGCGCTTGCACGCAGCAAGGCAGCCGAGATAGAAGCGAATCCTCTCtttgctgttctctctgGACTTCAGGACGAGGCAGGCAAGCCGGAGCTCTCTGAGACGCATGTCTCCGGAGATGCAGGGAAAACGCCTCTCGCGTCCGCCGCCTTCGAACCAAGAACTGCAGACGCATTCACAGGTCTCCAGCTCGTCGACCTGTTGACAGAGGTCGCGTTTCCGCGCAAGGCCCGAGAggcaagcgcatgcagggaagAGCGAGCAGAAACAATTGGCCTCTTGAGTGACGCCCAGaaactcttcttccccgcggCGCTGGAACTGCTCCGAGCTCTTCCCCGGGGCGGCGTTTTGGGAGGCAGActgcaaggagagaagaagcgagagggaagtgaagagagcaaacagagagaagaagatccaGAGGGGaccgagggagaaaaaactgagaagacagaagcggcAGGCTTCTTCGAgattctcgctctcctttgTAATTCGCTTCTCTACTTTCAGCAa GCGATCAACCTTTATTCTTGGGTCTGCAGTCGCGTAGCGCGTCGTTCTGGGGCTTCGgacttctcgtctttcccttcctcctcccctccctTCGTTCACACGATCCTCGCCtaccttctccttctctccaacGAGGTCTCCAGAGTAGCTCTGGCGACGTCTTACATcccccttcgctctctcctctcttcttccccttcttctctgtcttcttccccttcctctctgtcttcttccccttcctctctgtcttcttcctcaccttgtccctcttcttcgctgtcttgttcttctcggtcttcttcgcctccttcttcgaaGCCgggcgcgtcttcttcccttctttctgcttctttgtcgtctgtttcttcttcttcggttgGTTCTGGAGAAAGGCGGCTGCGACGCAACCGCGATCTGCGGGGTCTGGCTGCGAAGGCGACACTCTtgggcgagaaggcgaggctgTCTGTGTGGAGAACAGCCGAGAGAGCAGTGAAAGCGCTTCTCTCAGGGCTTCA GCTTCAGCAAGCTGTCAGGTGTAGCGTCGCGGTCGACGCCTTGAGcgcgttgtctctccttccggATATCCCTGGAGAACAGCTCAGAGGGCGACGTGGAACAAGGTTGAAAgcgcagacagaagaggacggagagaaagaagagagacaagaaaagagagaggacgagaactCCCTTCTGCATCTGAGGAGCGCAGTGGCGctcgaccttcttctctcgcgactGGAGATCGAGATGCAGACTGATTTCTGCAAACGCGAAGACATGTTTTCTTTATCCACAGTCGACGAAAGcgagtcttctctctggcgaaTGAAAAGCTTTGGATCACTCCCCaatcctctctctgcgctttCGCAGTTC ggcctcctgtttctctcaaTGTCTCTACATCATGCGCCCGCCGGCGAttcttcttcaccctcttctcctcctcctcctcacgtttcttcttgtcagTCCTTCCTGCTATCTGGGGAGCAGGGAGATCCGGCGTCTAGGTCTGCAGCTTCCAGTTtggctgcttcttcgcttgcAGCAGTGTATCGCGCTCGCGCACTGTCTCACCTGCGAGgccttctttcgtctttcctctcggcgGTCGAGTTGAACGCGCCGCTGTTGCCTCCACCTCaccctctctcgctctctgtctcttcgcttttctcccctctcgcgctctccttCCGCCGTGCGTCGGATGCGACCTTCGcgcgttctcttttctcgaccTCGTCCGAgcgtctgctctctgcgcAGCAGGCGACATGGGAGAGAGCCGGAAAGATGGCCGCagctgtgtctcttctgctcgctcttcgactctccttcttctccactgcGCGAGCCATTCTCTCCTCATGGGATGTCCCTGCCTGCGGGGCCGCGTCGCTTCCTACGCatgcgacgaagaagcagaacacAGACACGAGCGGACCTGCAGATGAATTtccgcgagaaggcgacccCGCTGCGAAGCGACATGGGCGGGAGCGCAGCTCCGActtcctgcatgcactcgtcCGCGGGTCGCTGTACACCGGAACATTCGCGGCGCTTCGCCGAGTGGTGTGCGACGACCGAGGCGGCGCCTTTCGGCAGTCTGCActgttctcgtctcttctcgattTGCTGAGAAGAGCAGTCAGACACTCGCAGACCTTCGCAGCTGCAGACAACGTCCAGGCTGCGTCGCCGCCGGCGCTGGCTCTTactccttcctcgccctctggAGAGCcgaaacgcgaggagaagaacaggctCCTTCTCACGGCGACGCGAGCTGCAGTGGAAATTCTCCTTTCTTGCGCGGCATACGGCAGAAGCGCGAATGCACAAGAAGTGAAggctctctgtgtgtcttcggGGCAAGAGGTCTTCGAACGGGTCGCCGCAGACGCAAGCGACGAAACGTTCTTCCTGAaggctgcagagacgctTGTCGAGAAACTCCACGCGCGGAGCTTCCCAGAGAACGag GTCCACGCACTTCGTCGTCTCTTGAGCGCCGAGTGA